From the Panthera leo isolate Ple1 chromosome C1, P.leo_Ple1_pat1.1, whole genome shotgun sequence genome, one window contains:
- the LOC122225857 gene encoding small ubiquitin-related modifier 2-like isoform X1 yields MGDEKPMEGVKTESNDYSNLKMVGQNASVGQFSIKTHISLSKIMEAYCEQQDLSMRQIRFQSDGQPINETDIPAQLDMEDEDTIMGSRI; encoded by the coding sequence ATGGGGGACGAAAAGCCCATGGAAGGAGTCAAGACTGAGAGCAATGATTATAGTAATTTGAAGATGGTAGGGCAGAATGCTTCTGTGGGGCAGTTTAGTATTAAGACGCATATATCACTTAGTAAGATAATGGAAGCTTATTGTGAACAACAAGATTTGTCAATGAGGCAGATCAGATTCCAATCTGATGGACAGCCAATCAATGAAACAGATATACCTGCACAACTGGACATGGAGGATGAAGATACAATAATGGGTTCCAGAATCTGA
- the LOC122225857 gene encoding small ubiquitin-related modifier 2-like isoform X2 gives MGDEKPMEGVKTESNDYSNLKMVGQNASVGQFSIKTHISLSKIMEAYCEQQVDMEDEDTIMGSRI, from the exons ATGGGGGACGAAAAGCCCATGGAAGGAGTCAAGACTGAGAGCAATGATTATAGTAATTTGAAGATGGTAGGGCAGAATGCTTCTGTGGGGCAGTTTAGTATTAAGACGCATATATCACTTAGTAAGATAATGGAAGCTTATTGTGAACAACAAG TGGACATGGAGGATGAAGATACAATAATGGGTTCCAGAATCTGA